The Solibacillus sp. FSL W7-1464 genome contains a region encoding:
- a CDS encoding 5-bromo-4-chloroindolyl phosphate hydrolysis family protein: MLGPINFLTRHLINVLVFSTAVTLTFVNFTGITTMLALPLGAAAYFISNKVTYAIQKTTQSKKIGLSKSEYNLIEAQLKQARSHIQALNQQYVRVRSVRSFKQINEMSKLAKRIINIVQTNPHKFYAVEDFFYAHLPSAVQLSDKYTLLTKEQVPGTEVHLALEDTRRTLKELQITMESDLKSALSSDIENLRIELDFAKLSNEKRKDRLKIGGE, from the coding sequence ATGCTTGGTCCTATTAATTTTCTAACAAGGCATCTAATTAATGTATTAGTTTTTTCGACAGCGGTTACACTTACGTTTGTTAATTTCACCGGAATAACAACGATGCTGGCATTACCTCTTGGAGCAGCAGCATATTTCATTAGTAATAAAGTTACTTACGCTATTCAGAAAACGACACAGAGTAAAAAAATTGGGCTATCCAAATCGGAATACAATTTAATCGAAGCACAATTAAAACAGGCCCGTTCACATATTCAGGCTTTAAACCAGCAATATGTCAGAGTGCGTTCGGTACGTTCTTTCAAGCAAATAAATGAAATGTCAAAACTGGCAAAACGCATTATCAATATTGTGCAAACAAACCCGCACAAGTTTTATGCAGTGGAAGATTTCTTCTATGCACATTTGCCGTCAGCCGTACAGCTTTCTGATAAATATACGTTACTAACAAAAGAACAAGTGCCTGGTACAGAAGTGCATTTAGCATTGGAGGATACGCGCAGAACTTTAAAAGAGCTGCAAATTACGATGGAATCCGATTTGAAAAGTGCATTATCTTCGGATATCGAAAACTTGAGAATTGAACTCGACTTTGCAAAATTGTCGAATGAAAAGCGTAAAGATCGATTAAAAATCGGCGGTGAGTAA
- the odhB gene encoding 2-oxoglutarate dehydrogenase complex dihydrolipoyllysine-residue succinyltransferase, whose product MAEIKVPELAESITEGTIAQWVKKVGDRVEKGEFIVELETDKVNAEIISEEAGVLKQILAEEGDTVLVGQVIAVVEAGEGAAPAPAAKEEAPAAAPAPAKEEAPKAAAPAPAAVEETSGERVIASPAARKLAREKGIDLAAISPVDPQGRVRVQDVAAHGTAPAAPAASAAQAPAAGNGPMIFTPAADTDRVTVEKMSRRRQTIAKRLLEVKQSTAMLTTFNEIDMTNIMALRKRKQDEFVKANDIKLGFMSFFTKAVVAALKKYPYVNAQINGDEIHLNNFFDIGIAVSTEEGLVVPVVRDANAKNFAEIEKNIAELAGKARDKKLGLNDMAGGSFTITNGGVFGSLMSTPIMNGTQAGILGMHSIVNRPVAVNGEVQIRPMMYVALSYDHRIIDGKDSVGFLKTVKEMIENPEDLLLNS is encoded by the coding sequence GTGGCTGAAATTAAAGTCCCTGAATTAGCAGAATCAATTACTGAAGGTACAATTGCCCAGTGGGTGAAAAAAGTTGGAGATCGCGTAGAAAAAGGCGAATTCATCGTTGAGTTGGAAACTGATAAAGTTAATGCTGAAATCATCTCTGAAGAAGCAGGTGTTTTAAAGCAAATTTTAGCTGAAGAAGGCGATACTGTATTAGTAGGACAAGTAATCGCAGTAGTTGAAGCTGGCGAAGGCGCAGCACCTGCACCAGCTGCAAAAGAAGAAGCACCGGCAGCAGCTCCGGCTCCAGCAAAAGAAGAAGCTCCTAAAGCAGCAGCACCTGCACCAGCTGCAGTTGAAGAAACTTCAGGTGAGCGTGTAATCGCTTCACCGGCAGCTCGTAAATTAGCTCGTGAAAAAGGCATCGACTTGGCAGCAATCTCACCTGTTGACCCACAAGGTCGCGTACGTGTACAAGACGTTGCAGCACATGGTACAGCACCAGCAGCTCCTGCAGCATCGGCTGCTCAAGCACCAGCAGCAGGAAATGGTCCAATGATCTTTACACCAGCAGCTGATACAGACCGTGTAACAGTTGAAAAAATGAGCCGTCGTCGTCAAACAATTGCGAAACGTTTACTAGAAGTAAAACAATCAACTGCAATGTTAACGACTTTCAACGAAATTGATATGACGAACATTATGGCATTACGTAAGCGTAAACAAGACGAGTTCGTGAAAGCTAACGATATTAAATTAGGCTTCATGTCATTCTTCACAAAAGCTGTAGTAGCAGCATTAAAGAAATATCCATATGTAAATGCACAAATTAACGGTGATGAAATTCACTTAAACAACTTCTTCGACATCGGTATTGCGGTTTCAACAGAAGAAGGATTAGTAGTACCAGTAGTTCGTGATGCAAACGCTAAAAACTTCGCTGAAATCGAGAAAAACATTGCGGAGTTAGCTGGTAAAGCACGCGACAAAAAATTAGGCTTAAACGACATGGCTGGCGGATCATTCACAATTACTAACGGTGGTGTATTCGGTTCATTAATGTCAACACCGATCATGAACGGTACTCAAGCTGGTATTTTAGGTATGCACTCAATCGTAAACCGTCCAGTAGCTGTTAATGGTGAAGTTCAAATCCGTCCAATGATGTATGTAGCATTATCTTATGACCACCGTATCATCGATGGTAAAGATTCTGTTGGCTTCTTAAAAACAGTTAAAGAAATGATTGAAAATCCGGAAGATTTATTATTAAATTCTTAA
- a CDS encoding cold-shock protein, giving the protein MKQGTVKWFNSEKGFGFIEVEGENDVFVHFSAIQGEGFKTLEEGQQVEFEVVDGNRGPQASNVIKL; this is encoded by the coding sequence ATGAAACAAGGTACAGTAAAATGGTTTAACTCAGAAAAAGGTTTTGGCTTCATCGAAGTAGAAGGGGAAAACGATGTATTCGTACACTTCTCTGCAATTCAAGGTGAAGGTTTCAAAACATTGGAAGAAGGACAACAAGTGGAATTCGAAGTTGTAGATGGCAACCGCGGACCACAAGCATCTAATGTAATCAAACTATAA
- a CDS encoding ABC-F family ATP-binding cassette domain-containing protein, whose protein sequence is MIQVSGVGLRYGDRKLFDDVNIKFTPGNCYGLIGANGAGKSTFLKILSGDIEAQEGHVSMGKDERLSVLKQNHFEYDEYNVLDTVVMGNKRLWEVKAEKDAIYMKPEMTDEDGMRAAELEGEFADMNGWEAESDAATLLNGLGIGDDLHYMMMADLEGSDKVKVLLAQALFGKPDVLLLDEPTNHLDLKAIKWLEEFLINFENTVIVVSHDRHFLNKVCTHIADLDFGKIQLYVGNYDFWYESSQLAQKMMADQNKKKEEKIKELKEFVARFSANASKSSQATSRKKMLDKIELDDIRPSSRKYPFINFQAGREIGNDVLTVDGLTASQDGETLFKDIRFSMNKEDKIILLGSPNAKSALMDILMDRQKADAGTYKWGVTTSQSYFEMDHDQYFGGNEKSLVEWLRPYSPEDETESFLRGFLGRMLFSGEEVKKSPAVLSGGEKVRCMLSKMMLSNSNVLLLDEPTNHLDLESIQALNEGLIRFKGAMIFTSHDHQFIQTIANRVIEIREDGSILDKPLSYDEYLEWKDAQGLS, encoded by the coding sequence ATGATTCAAGTATCAGGTGTAGGTCTACGTTATGGTGACCGTAAATTATTTGACGATGTAAATATTAAATTCACTCCAGGTAACTGTTATGGTCTAATCGGAGCAAACGGTGCTGGTAAATCGACATTCTTAAAAATCTTATCTGGTGACATCGAGGCACAAGAAGGCCACGTATCAATGGGTAAAGATGAGCGTCTTTCAGTATTAAAGCAAAACCACTTCGAATACGATGAGTACAACGTATTGGATACAGTTGTAATGGGTAACAAACGTCTTTGGGAAGTAAAAGCCGAAAAAGATGCAATTTATATGAAACCGGAAATGACAGACGAAGATGGTATGCGTGCTGCTGAACTTGAAGGCGAATTCGCTGATATGAACGGTTGGGAAGCTGAATCTGATGCTGCCACACTTTTAAACGGACTAGGTATCGGTGATGACTTGCACTACATGATGATGGCTGACTTAGAAGGTTCGGACAAAGTAAAAGTATTATTAGCGCAAGCTTTATTCGGGAAACCGGATGTATTACTGCTGGATGAGCCTACCAACCACTTGGACTTAAAAGCGATTAAATGGCTGGAAGAGTTTTTAATTAACTTTGAAAACACAGTTATCGTTGTATCCCATGACCGTCACTTCCTAAATAAAGTATGTACACATATCGCAGACTTAGACTTCGGTAAAATTCAGCTTTATGTCGGGAACTACGATTTCTGGTATGAGTCTAGTCAATTAGCGCAAAAAATGATGGCTGACCAAAACAAGAAAAAAGAAGAAAAAATTAAAGAATTAAAAGAATTCGTTGCACGTTTCTCTGCAAACGCATCGAAATCTTCTCAAGCAACGTCTCGTAAAAAAATGCTTGATAAAATCGAGCTGGATGACATCCGTCCTTCAAGCCGTAAGTACCCGTTCATCAACTTCCAAGCTGGTCGTGAAATCGGGAATGACGTATTAACAGTCGATGGCTTAACGGCTTCACAAGATGGCGAAACATTATTCAAAGACATCCGCTTCTCTATGAACAAAGAAGATAAAATTATCCTTCTAGGTTCTCCAAATGCAAAATCAGCATTAATGGATATTTTAATGGATCGTCAAAAAGCTGATGCCGGCACATACAAATGGGGTGTAACAACATCTCAAAGCTATTTTGAAATGGATCATGACCAATACTTTGGCGGTAACGAAAAGTCATTAGTTGAATGGTTACGCCCATATTCTCCTGAAGATGAAACAGAAAGCTTCCTACGTGGTTTCTTAGGCCGTATGCTATTCTCAGGTGAAGAAGTGAAGAAATCTCCGGCTGTATTATCCGGTGGTGAAAAAGTGCGCTGTATGCTTTCTAAAATGATGCTTTCAAACTCGAACGTATTATTATTGGATGAGCCAACAAACCACTTGGACCTTGAATCAATTCAAGCATTGAATGAAGGTTTAATCCGCTTCAAAGGTGCGATGATCTTCACATCACATGACCACCAATTCATTCAAACGATCGCAAACCGTGTCATCGAAATCCGTGAAGACGGTTCTATTTTGGATAAACCATTATCATATGATGAGTATCTAGAGTGGAAAGATGCACAAGGCTTAAGCTAA
- a CDS encoding amino acid ABC transporter permease, which produces MAFLESSWNLFTNNWDLFVRGAWTALLLAIIGTICGTLIGFFIGIMHTIPQRKKNIKSVILKVVNFILTAYVEIFRGTPMMVQAMVVFYGLVYLGIDIDRFLAASIVISLNTGAYMAEYVRGGIVSIDKGQFEAAQAIGMNHLQTMIHIVLPQVARNILPATGNQFVMNIKDSSVLSVISVVELFFTANSIAGSNYKYIEAFFIATVLYFIMTFTVTRFLLLFEKKMDGPSSYKVELITGNKLDKDGE; this is translated from the coding sequence ATGGCATTTTTAGAATCATCATGGAACTTGTTTACGAACAACTGGGATTTATTCGTCCGTGGAGCTTGGACTGCACTTCTGTTGGCAATTATCGGGACAATTTGCGGAACGCTGATCGGATTTTTCATCGGAATTATGCATACCATTCCACAACGCAAAAAAAATATTAAGTCAGTTATTTTGAAGGTAGTTAATTTTATTTTAACGGCCTATGTGGAAATTTTCAGAGGCACGCCAATGATGGTACAGGCGATGGTCGTATTTTACGGCCTTGTCTATTTAGGGATCGATATTGACCGCTTTTTAGCAGCTTCTATCGTTATTAGTTTAAACACAGGAGCATACATGGCCGAATACGTGCGTGGTGGTATCGTATCGATTGATAAAGGCCAATTTGAAGCCGCACAGGCGATTGGTATGAATCACCTGCAAACGATGATTCATATCGTGCTGCCGCAAGTAGCGCGAAATATTTTACCGGCTACAGGCAACCAGTTCGTCATGAATATTAAAGATTCATCTGTATTAAGTGTCATTTCGGTAGTGGAACTGTTCTTTACAGCGAATTCGATTGCGGGCAGTAACTATAAATATATTGAAGCATTCTTTATCGCGACGGTATTATACTTTATTATGACATTTACGGTTACTCGTTTCTTACTATTATTCGAGAAAAAGATGGATGGACCATCTTCGTATAAAGTGGAGCTCATTACAGGCAACAAGCTAGATAAGGATGGTGAATAA
- a CDS encoding DUF6501 family protein, with the protein MLHLNWKDAPTIRTVKCVHTDASKYLVSNVLTVGKEYEVKNETEEFIFVIDNTGEVGGFYKEYFA; encoded by the coding sequence ATGCTACATTTAAATTGGAAAGATGCGCCGACAATTCGCACAGTAAAATGTGTACATACAGATGCATCGAAATATTTAGTATCAAATGTTTTAACAGTAGGTAAAGAGTATGAAGTGAAAAATGAAACTGAAGAATTCATTTTTGTCATCGATAACACAGGTGAAGTTGGCGGATTCTACAAAGAATACTTCGCTTAA
- a CDS encoding transporter substrate-binding domain-containing protein codes for MKKRLLILLTAMTMLLLAACGSSDEGTTGGSDSDKKVIKIGMEAAYAPFNWSQKDDANGGVQIKGSKEYAAGYDVEIAKKIADGLDMELQIVKTDWDGLIPSLQSGAIDLVIAGMSPMPERMEVIDFTENYYTSDYVIVVKEDGPYANATSLSDFAGAKITGQQATTHYDVIDQIEGVQKQVAATDFGAMRVQLQSGAIDGYVSERPEGISAEMALNNIKYIVPEPNFEADEASTAVAVGLKKGSDLRDQINKVLAEISEEERQQLMEDAIANQPAAQ; via the coding sequence ATGAAAAAGAGACTATTGATTTTACTGACTGCCATGACAATGCTATTGCTGGCAGCATGTGGCTCAAGCGATGAAGGTACTACAGGCGGTTCTGATTCAGACAAAAAAGTGATCAAAATTGGAATGGAAGCAGCATATGCGCCATTTAACTGGTCACAAAAAGATGATGCCAATGGCGGTGTTCAAATTAAAGGTTCTAAGGAATACGCAGCAGGCTATGATGTGGAAATCGCGAAGAAAATTGCTGATGGTCTGGACATGGAACTACAAATTGTTAAGACAGACTGGGATGGCTTAATTCCATCATTACAATCCGGTGCAATTGATCTGGTCATTGCTGGTATGTCACCAATGCCTGAACGTATGGAAGTAATTGATTTCACAGAAAACTATTATACAAGTGACTATGTCATCGTCGTAAAAGAAGACGGCCCATATGCAAATGCAACTTCATTATCTGATTTTGCAGGTGCAAAAATTACTGGTCAGCAAGCGACAACACACTATGATGTAATCGATCAAATCGAAGGTGTTCAAAAACAAGTAGCGGCAACTGATTTTGGCGCAATGCGTGTGCAATTACAGTCAGGCGCCATTGACGGATATGTTTCAGAACGTCCGGAAGGTATCTCTGCTGAGATGGCACTGAATAACATTAAATACATCGTACCTGAACCAAACTTCGAAGCAGACGAAGCGTCAACAGCTGTAGCGGTAGGTTTGAAAAAGGGTTCAGATTTACGTGACCAAATTAACAAAGTTTTAGCTGAAATTTCGGAAGAAGAGCGTCAACAATTAATGGAAGACGCAATTGCAAATCAACCAGCAGCACAATAA
- a CDS encoding DUF1033 family protein: MYKIIYMKADYEPWWQFDGWEEYIVSTEQYDTEHQFQMALNHLLAQFRNKYEFEAHKNERFYAFWSEDECEFCEACDDDAQIYHGIIVLTPEAITQ; encoded by the coding sequence ATGTATAAAATTATTTATATGAAGGCGGATTATGAGCCTTGGTGGCAATTTGACGGTTGGGAAGAGTATATCGTATCAACGGAGCAATATGATACAGAGCATCAATTCCAAATGGCATTGAATCATTTGCTTGCTCAATTTCGAAATAAATATGAGTTTGAAGCACATAAAAATGAACGATTTTATGCATTTTGGTCAGAGGATGAATGTGAATTTTGTGAAGCCTGTGATGATGATGCCCAAATTTATCATGGCATCATTGTATTGACGCCAGAAGCGATTACACAATAA
- a CDS encoding amino acid ABC transporter ATP-binding protein, giving the protein MTVVIDINHLNKKFGDHEVLKDVNFQVNKGEVVTLIGSSGSGKSTLLRCINLLETPTAGEIIYNGENILNDGHHIEKYRTHLGMVFQQFNLFNNLDVLNNCIVGQIKVLKRSKEEAERNAMKYLELVGMNAYKNAKPKHLSGGQKQRVAIARALAMDPDVMLFDEPTSALDPEMVGEVLKVMRHLADQGNTMLIVTHEMEFAKEVSDRIVFMDKGVIVEEGPPEQLLVNPKHDRTKEFLKRTLR; this is encoded by the coding sequence ATGACGGTTGTAATTGATATTAACCATTTAAATAAAAAATTCGGTGATCATGAAGTATTGAAAGATGTTAATTTCCAAGTTAACAAAGGGGAAGTCGTAACATTGATCGGCTCTTCGGGTTCCGGGAAATCTACACTGTTACGTTGTATTAATTTACTGGAAACACCAACAGCGGGGGAAATTATCTACAACGGTGAAAATATTTTAAATGACGGTCATCATATCGAAAAATACCGTACACATTTAGGTATGGTATTCCAGCAGTTCAATTTATTCAATAATTTAGATGTACTGAATAACTGTATTGTTGGTCAGATCAAAGTGTTAAAACGTTCAAAAGAAGAAGCAGAGCGAAATGCGATGAAATATTTGGAACTAGTCGGGATGAACGCCTATAAAAATGCGAAACCGAAACATTTATCAGGTGGACAGAAACAGCGTGTCGCCATCGCACGTGCATTGGCGATGGATCCGGATGTCATGCTGTTTGATGAACCGACATCAGCGCTTGACCCTGAAATGGTAGGGGAAGTATTGAAAGTAATGCGCCATCTGGCAGACCAGGGAAATACGATGCTGATTGTTACACATGAAATGGAGTTTGCCAAAGAAGTTTCGGACCGTATTGTTTTCATGGATAAAGGCGTTATCGTGGAAGAAGGCCCTCCGGAACAATTGCTTGTAAATCCGAAACACGACCGCACAAAAGAATTCCTGAAACGAACATTACGGTAA
- a CDS encoding MFS transporter, with the protein MKQLSKWKSVFIIFSIILVSINLRPAITSVGPILSTIREALQVSSTHMSLLTSIPVFCMGLFAPLAVPIQNKYGYRWSVTILVAIIGFATAARIFFSNYGALVVTSFLAGFAIAIISPIINAYIKEIFPTKMEPVIGVYSFAMGFGATLSAGFTAIIYKTFDGNWALALGIWGILAVIAMISWFTAVKAPVVTSIKNSQTDEKRNPWKNKVAWSILLFFGFQTSLFFSLTTWLTSVALEQGMALLTAGSVLTLMTIVQLAGNLLIPSFINRYPNRVVWLYSLIMIGLIGSVIFFINENWAIWVSAVVFGFVLSGLFPIGLMLPLDEAKNKAEANEWSSMVLSGGFMMSAIVPLIIGIVYDKTGTHYVTKWIIVILFGFMLFSIIGMQRQKKSV; encoded by the coding sequence ATGAAGCAATTATCAAAATGGAAATCTGTTTTCATTATTTTTTCCATTATACTTGTTTCCATAAATTTGCGTCCGGCCATTACTTCTGTAGGACCGATATTATCGACCATTAGGGAAGCTCTACAAGTTTCAAGTACCCATATGAGTTTACTGACATCGATCCCGGTATTTTGTATGGGTTTATTTGCACCGCTGGCCGTTCCAATACAAAACAAGTACGGTTATCGCTGGTCGGTTACAATTTTAGTTGCAATAATCGGTTTTGCTACAGCTGCTAGGATCTTTTTTTCCAATTATGGTGCACTTGTAGTAACGAGTTTTTTAGCCGGTTTTGCCATTGCAATAATAAGTCCGATTATAAATGCCTATATAAAAGAAATATTTCCGACCAAAATGGAACCGGTCATTGGAGTCTATTCCTTTGCGATGGGTTTTGGTGCTACATTAAGTGCAGGATTTACTGCCATTATTTATAAAACATTTGATGGGAATTGGGCACTGGCTTTAGGAATTTGGGGTATTTTGGCAGTTATTGCGATGATCAGCTGGTTCACTGCAGTGAAGGCTCCAGTTGTCACATCCATAAAAAATTCTCAAACCGATGAAAAACGGAATCCGTGGAAAAATAAAGTAGCCTGGTCGATTCTTTTGTTCTTCGGTTTTCAAACATCGCTGTTCTTCAGTTTGACGACATGGCTTACTTCTGTAGCGCTGGAACAGGGGATGGCATTGTTGACAGCTGGTTCCGTATTAACACTGATGACAATCGTTCAGTTGGCTGGGAATCTACTCATTCCGTCTTTCATTAATCGTTATCCTAATCGTGTCGTTTGGCTGTATAGTTTAATTATGATTGGATTGATCGGTTCGGTTATATTCTTTATCAATGAAAATTGGGCAATATGGGTGAGCGCGGTAGTATTCGGTTTTGTTCTCAGCGGACTATTCCCGATCGGGTTAATGCTTCCATTGGATGAAGCAAAAAACAAAGCCGAAGCAAATGAATGGAGTTCGATGGTTTTGTCGGGCGGTTTTATGATGAGTGCGATTGTCCCGCTTATTATTGGTATCGTGTATGATAAGACAGGTACGCATTACGTTACAAAATGGATTATCGTCATTTTATTCGGTTTTATGTTATTTTCGATCATTGGCATGCAAAGGCAAAAGAAATCAGTATAA
- a CDS encoding toxic anion resistance protein: protein MNMTNNPFDAFTASENVDLQVSKEQFAVNVANNAASPLFASLSNDMKHRALQLAQNLEPKNYETVLAFGLPAQEALKKFTTQMLQYIQRKDVRKVGEVLSDLMQHLEMIDPDALIEQEKGFFAKLFSRSTKSIQEIMTHYNKLSKRIDRLSIQLEYNQNALLNDYQFLNKLYAINEDYFQEINVYIATLEIKKQHMRDVVLPSLQKEIVEGQNPFKQHELKDTEMQIEWIDRRMYDLELSREVAIQYAPQIRMIQQTNQMLIEKIQSSIMTTIPLWQSQIAILLNMNNQRRAIRSQERLMDASEQLMRKNGKMLEVSKKAANRPALSHNDIDRFKQTQLKLLHDIEDTLRVHVQTDEKRHEIEHTILEQK from the coding sequence ATGAATATGACAAATAATCCATTTGATGCCTTTACAGCGAGTGAAAACGTTGACTTGCAAGTAAGTAAAGAACAATTTGCGGTGAATGTTGCAAATAATGCAGCCTCACCGCTTTTCGCATCGTTATCAAATGATATGAAACACCGGGCACTGCAACTGGCCCAAAATTTGGAGCCGAAAAATTACGAGACGGTTCTTGCCTTTGGTTTGCCTGCACAAGAAGCATTGAAAAAATTCACAACCCAGATGCTTCAGTATATTCAGCGTAAAGATGTACGGAAAGTCGGTGAAGTATTATCCGATTTAATGCAGCATTTGGAGATGATTGACCCGGATGCATTAATTGAACAGGAAAAAGGTTTCTTTGCCAAGCTGTTTAGCCGTTCAACAAAGTCTATTCAAGAGATTATGACCCACTACAACAAATTGAGTAAACGCATCGACCGATTAAGCATCCAGTTGGAATATAACCAAAATGCTTTATTAAACGATTATCAGTTTTTAAATAAACTATATGCAATAAATGAGGATTATTTCCAGGAAATCAATGTTTATATTGCGACACTGGAAATTAAAAAACAGCATATGCGGGATGTTGTCTTACCTTCGCTGCAAAAAGAAATTGTAGAAGGACAAAATCCGTTTAAACAGCATGAATTGAAAGACACTGAAATGCAAATCGAATGGATTGACCGCCGTATGTACGATCTGGAACTATCTCGGGAAGTAGCCATTCAGTATGCGCCTCAAATCCGGATGATTCAGCAGACGAATCAGATGCTGATCGAAAAAATTCAAAGTTCGATTATGACAACCATTCCACTCTGGCAGTCACAAATTGCGATATTACTAAACATGAACAATCAGCGTCGTGCGATACGGTCCCAGGAGCGTTTGATGGATGCATCGGAGCAATTGATGCGTAAAAACGGGAAGATGTTGGAAGTGTCCAAGAAAGCGGCTAATAGACCGGCATTATCCCATAATGATATTGACCGGTTTAAACAAACCCAGTTGAAATTGCTGCATGATATTGAAGATACATTACGCGTGCACGTTCAGACCGACGAAAAGCGTCACGAAATCGAGCATACGATACTGGAACAGAAATAA